A region from the Wansuia hejianensis genome encodes:
- a CDS encoding DUF5688 family protein encodes MNYEMFQNTLAEEVRRQSGGEVTVTLQQLPKNNGVTVEALEIRAAGDLLSPSIYMDCFYEQFLKGVSVTHLAKLVIGQYREFKEQNRFPEDFFTEFGTISENVFCKVINYDKNRELLKNVPCRPWLDLAIVYYYQVEESLIEDATILIRDCHLKRWKISASELEKQAWENSVEKLPPVIQKLSRVLRQWGELEDEDEETLNSNSLYLLTNSRKCLGAACICYPGQAEEIAKILCSDYYVLPSSIHECLILPADGQYSAEELQDMVREINSTQLQPQEVLSDHVYYYDWALHRLSLGTVHED; translated from the coding sequence ATGAACTACGAAATGTTTCAAAATACCCTTGCGGAGGAGGTCAGAAGGCAGTCCGGAGGGGAGGTAACAGTAACCCTGCAGCAGCTTCCCAAGAATAATGGCGTAACTGTAGAGGCGTTGGAAATCCGGGCCGCGGGCGATCTGCTGTCTCCGTCGATTTATATGGACTGCTTTTATGAGCAGTTTTTGAAAGGGGTTTCGGTGACGCATCTGGCGAAGCTGGTAATCGGGCAGTACAGGGAGTTTAAAGAACAGAACAGATTTCCAGAGGATTTTTTTACAGAATTCGGGACCATATCGGAGAATGTCTTTTGTAAAGTGATTAATTATGATAAGAACAGAGAGCTTTTAAAAAATGTTCCCTGCAGACCCTGGCTGGATCTGGCGATCGTCTATTATTATCAGGTGGAAGAAAGCCTGATAGAGGACGCTACGATACTGATCAGGGACTGCCATCTGAAGCGTTGGAAGATTTCAGCCTCAGAGCTGGAAAAACAGGCCTGGGAGAACTCAGTAGAGAAGCTTCCCCCGGTGATCCAGAAGCTGAGCCGGGTGCTCCGGCAGTGGGGAGAGCTGGAGGACGAGGATGAAGAAACACTGAACAGCAATTCTCTCTATCTTTTGACCAACAGCAGAAAATGTCTGGGCGCGGCCTGTATCTGTTATCCGGGACAGGCAGAGGAGATTGCCAAAATCCTGTGTTCTGATTATTATGTATTGCCTAGCAGCATCCATGAATGCCTGATTTTACCCGCTGACGGCCAGTACTCTGCAGAAGAGCTCCAGGATATGGTGAGAGAAATAAACAGTACCCAGCTTCAGCCGCAGGAAGTTCTATCGGACCACGTCTATTATTACGACTGGGCGCTTCACCGGCTGAGCCTGGGTACAGTCCATGAGGATTAA
- a CDS encoding PadR family transcriptional regulator produces MSITADILRGHTEAIILSHLMDSDSYGYQINKDILEKTDNRYELKEATLYTAFRRLEKAGYISTYWGDQNTGARRRYYSITESGKTAYAAYKQDWTEARELIDKLLK; encoded by the coding sequence ATGTCCATTACAGCCGACATATTGAGAGGACATACGGAAGCGATTATTTTATCACATCTGATGGACAGTGACAGCTACGGCTATCAGATCAATAAAGATATACTGGAAAAGACAGATAACCGGTATGAATTGAAGGAAGCTACACTGTATACAGCCTTTCGCAGGTTGGAGAAGGCCGGATACATCAGCACCTACTGGGGTGACCAGAACACAGGCGCCCGAAGAAGGTATTATTCTATTACAGAATCAGGGAAGACTGCCTATGCTGCATATAAGCAGGACTGGACGGAAGCCAGAGAGCTGATTGATAAATTGTTGAAGTGA
- a CDS encoding permease prefix domain 1-containing protein, giving the protein MKEKIRAFMDDLLKDVTKTRKVLELKEELIGNMEERYDDLIRQGYREEDAYQCALDSVGDVRELFREFADNGAQDYSGRSAMEPLGDRKKRAFLHAVGISLYIVGFAVWMLIIAIGIGFGEGEDMFGLIGFIVMLIFSAVATGIMVYCSNMYPKYQKQDDTLVEEFKEWKSGNTRNKEVKNAVSSVIWLIATILYFLISFGTGAWYITWLIWLIAPCVQTVVNLLMNHNQ; this is encoded by the coding sequence ATGAAAGAAAAAATAAGAGCCTTCATGGACGATTTGCTGAAGGACGTGACCAAGACGAGGAAGGTGCTGGAGTTGAAGGAAGAGCTGATCGGCAATATGGAAGAGCGGTACGATGATCTGATCCGTCAGGGGTATCGGGAAGAGGATGCCTATCAGTGCGCGCTGGATTCGGTGGGAGATGTGAGAGAACTGTTCCGTGAGTTTGCGGATAACGGTGCTCAGGATTATAGCGGCCGGTCTGCAATGGAACCTCTCGGGGACAGGAAGAAACGGGCGTTTCTCCATGCGGTGGGAATCAGCCTCTATATTGTGGGCTTTGCCGTCTGGATGTTGATCATAGCAATCGGTATTGGATTCGGAGAAGGCGAGGATATGTTCGGGCTGATTGGATTTATTGTCATGCTGATCTTTTCTGCGGTTGCTACGGGTATTATGGTCTACTGCTCCAATATGTATCCGAAATATCAGAAGCAGGACGACACGCTGGTGGAAGAGTTCAAAGAGTGGAAGAGCGGCAATACGAGGAACAAGGAAGTGAAGAACGCGGTAAGTTCTGTGATCTGGCTGATTGCAACAATTCTCTATTTCCTCATCAGCTTTGGAACCGGCGCATGGTATATCACCTGGCTGATCTGGCTGATCGCACCCTGCGTACAGACTGTTGTAAATCTGCTGATGAATCATAATCAGTAA
- a CDS encoding N-acetyltransferase: MIRELREADLDQVMELWLQSNEQAHAFIKEEYWKGHYREVRKLLPRAEVYVYEENGEIKGFIGADGPYIAGIFVDFRSRSMGIGKQLLDYVKLRKSTLTLQVYEKNERAVSFYRREGFIVREKLVDEETGETEFQMDYTGEQTAWDIAR, from the coding sequence ATGATCAGAGAACTGAGGGAAGCAGACCTGGACCAGGTTATGGAATTGTGGCTCCAGAGCAATGAGCAGGCACATGCTTTTATAAAAGAGGAATATTGGAAAGGTCATTATCGGGAGGTCAGAAAGCTGCTTCCCAGGGCCGAGGTATATGTTTATGAAGAAAATGGAGAGATAAAGGGGTTTATAGGAGCGGATGGGCCGTATATCGCCGGAATATTTGTAGATTTCCGTTCACGGTCCATGGGGATCGGAAAACAGCTTCTGGATTATGTGAAACTTAGGAAATCAACGCTTACGCTGCAAGTCTATGAAAAAAATGAACGGGCTGTCAGTTTTTACCGGAGAGAAGGGTTTATAGTAAGGGAAAAACTGGTAGATGAAGAAACAGGCGAGACAGAGTTTCAGATGGATTATACCGGAGAGCAGACGGCGTGGGATATAGCTCGCTAG
- the metA gene encoding homoserine O-acetyltransferase MetA → MPIKIQSDLPAKEILEKENIFVMDEIRALHQDIRPLQILILNLMPLKEETELQILRCLSNSPLQIDVTFLMVSSHAPKNTSVSHLNKFYIHFEDIKKDYFDGMIITGAPIEFLEFEEVDFWDELTKIMDWTETHVTSTMYQCWGAQAAMYYFYGIRKRILPEKMFGLFWHKVNDRKIPLVRGFDDIFLAPHSRHTEVNLEEVKACEKITVLAESDEAGFFLGMSDDGRKIFIQGHPEYDRVTLDGEYKRDAEKGMEIALPKNYYKNDDPSSRPLLMWRAHSANLYMNWLNYYVYQITPYNLYGAPEFGK, encoded by the coding sequence ATGCCTATTAAAATACAAAGCGACCTGCCGGCCAAAGAGATTCTGGAGAAGGAAAATATTTTTGTCATGGATGAGATCCGCGCCCTTCACCAGGATATCCGCCCGCTGCAGATCCTGATCCTGAATCTGATGCCCCTGAAAGAAGAGACGGAACTGCAGATTTTGCGCTGTCTGTCGAATTCTCCGCTGCAGATTGACGTTACTTTTCTGATGGTATCGTCTCATGCCCCGAAGAACACGTCTGTCAGTCATTTGAATAAATTTTATATCCATTTCGAGGACATCAAGAAAGACTATTTTGACGGGATGATCATTACGGGAGCGCCCATTGAATTTCTGGAGTTTGAAGAGGTCGACTTCTGGGACGAGCTGACCAAGATCATGGACTGGACGGAGACCCATGTGACCTCTACTATGTATCAGTGCTGGGGAGCGCAGGCGGCCATGTATTATTTTTATGGAATCAGGAAGCGTATCCTGCCGGAAAAGATGTTCGGGCTGTTCTGGCATAAGGTGAACGACCGGAAGATTCCTCTTGTCCGGGGGTTTGACGATATATTCCTCGCGCCCCATTCCAGACATACAGAGGTTAACCTGGAGGAAGTCAAGGCCTGTGAGAAGATCACCGTCCTGGCGGAATCAGACGAGGCAGGCTTCTTCCTGGGCATGTCTGACGACGGCCGGAAGATCTTCATCCAGGGCCATCCGGAATACGACCGCGTGACATTGGACGGAGAGTATAAAAGAGACGCAGAGAAGGGAATGGAGATTGCGCTCCCGAAGAATTATTACAAAAACGACGACCCCTCCAGCAGGCCGCTGCTGATGTGGCGGGCGCATTCGGCGAATCTGTACATGAACTGGCTCAATTATTACGTATATCAGATCACTCCCTATAACCTGTACGGGGCGCCGGAATTCGGGAAATAA
- the ligA gene encoding NAD-dependent DNA ligase LigA translates to MDDAKRMKELVDKLNEAARAYYAEDRELMSNYEYDKLYDELEELEQKTGMVLANSPTVNVGFEAVDELPKEVHESPMLSLDKTKDLEALRSFIGDRKTLLSWKMDGLTIVLTYRDGRLDKAVTRGNGIVGEVVTNNARVFANLPLQIPCRGELILRGEAFITYSDFEKINEEIEDVDARYKNPRNLCSGSVRQLNNEITARRRVHFWAFALVKAEGVDFHNSRQEQMDWLSSQGFETVEYRVVDGKSLDEAMEYFSAKIAVNDFPSDGLVAIYDDIAYGDSLGTTAKFPRNAYAFKWADEKKKTRLLEIEWSPSRTGLINPIAIFEPVELEGTTVSRASVHNISIMKELELGIGDEIEVYKANMIIPQIAENETRSGVKGIPDNCPACGENTQISDTNGVETLICTNPGCPAKAMKAFTLFVSRDAMNIDGMSEATLEKFMAHGLVHDYADIFELDRHRETIVAMDGFGEKSYEKLWQGIQKARDTTLSRVIYGMGIPNIGLANAKLICRAFDGDLDQIRNATVEELSAIDGIGGVIGASFTDWWKKERHGEMFDRLLPHLNIQEESKGEGPQKLQGMTFVITGSLSHFPNRNALKDRIEEQGGKVTGSVTSKTTYLINNDTASNSSKNKKARELEIPILSEEDFMKMLE, encoded by the coding sequence ATGGATGATGCGAAGAGAATGAAAGAGCTTGTTGATAAGCTGAACGAGGCTGCCCGGGCATATTATGCGGAAGACCGGGAGCTGATGAGCAATTACGAATATGATAAATTATACGATGAGCTGGAAGAGCTGGAGCAGAAGACAGGCATGGTACTGGCCAATTCACCTACGGTAAATGTGGGATTTGAGGCGGTGGATGAACTGCCCAAGGAGGTTCACGAGAGTCCCATGCTCTCATTGGATAAGACGAAAGATCTGGAAGCATTGCGCTCCTTCATCGGGGACAGGAAAACGCTGCTGTCCTGGAAGATGGACGGTCTGACGATCGTTTTGACTTACCGGGACGGACGGCTGGACAAGGCGGTCACAAGAGGAAACGGGATTGTGGGAGAAGTAGTGACGAACAATGCCCGCGTATTCGCAAATCTCCCATTGCAGATTCCCTGCAGAGGGGAACTGATTCTGAGGGGAGAAGCTTTCATCACCTACTCAGACTTTGAAAAGATCAACGAAGAGATCGAGGATGTGGACGCCCGGTATAAGAACCCCAGGAATCTCTGCAGCGGTTCTGTACGTCAGCTGAACAATGAAATTACGGCCAGAAGAAGGGTACATTTCTGGGCCTTTGCCCTGGTAAAAGCAGAAGGAGTGGATTTCCATAATTCGCGCCAGGAGCAGATGGACTGGCTTTCCTCCCAGGGATTTGAGACGGTGGAATACAGAGTAGTGGATGGAAAAAGCCTGGATGAGGCCATGGAATATTTTTCAGCGAAGATCGCGGTAAATGATTTTCCCTCTGACGGCCTGGTGGCGATCTATGATGATATCGCTTACGGCGATTCCCTTGGAACGACGGCAAAATTTCCCAGAAATGCCTATGCGTTCAAATGGGCGGATGAGAAGAAAAAGACCCGGCTGCTGGAAATTGAATGGAGCCCGTCGAGGACCGGCCTGATTAATCCCATTGCGATCTTTGAGCCTGTGGAGCTGGAGGGCACCACGGTATCCAGAGCCAGCGTCCACAATATCAGCATCATGAAGGAACTGGAGCTGGGGATCGGTGATGAGATCGAGGTGTACAAGGCCAACATGATTATTCCGCAGATCGCGGAAAATGAGACGCGCAGCGGCGTAAAGGGCATACCGGACAACTGCCCGGCCTGCGGGGAGAACACGCAGATCTCTGATACGAATGGGGTGGAGACGCTTATCTGTACGAATCCAGGCTGTCCGGCTAAGGCGATGAAGGCCTTTACCCTGTTTGTAAGCCGGGATGCGATGAATATTGACGGGATGTCGGAGGCAACGCTGGAAAAATTTATGGCGCACGGACTGGTACACGATTATGCGGACATTTTCGAGCTGGACCGCCACCGTGAGACGATTGTGGCGATGGACGGTTTTGGAGAAAAATCATATGAAAAGCTTTGGCAGGGAATCCAGAAGGCGCGGGATACCACCCTTTCCCGGGTGATCTACGGAATGGGCATCCCTAACATCGGCCTGGCTAACGCGAAGCTGATCTGCAGAGCTTTTGACGGAGATCTGGATCAGATACGGAACGCGACAGTGGAAGAGCTGAGTGCCATTGACGGAATTGGCGGCGTCATTGGAGCCAGTTTCACGGACTGGTGGAAGAAGGAACGGCACGGTGAGATGTTTGACCGGCTGCTGCCTCATCTGAATATCCAGGAAGAAAGCAAAGGGGAAGGGCCGCAGAAGCTGCAGGGTATGACCTTTGTCATCACGGGAAGCCTGTCCCATTTTCCGAACCGGAATGCGCTTAAGGATCGGATCGAGGAGCAGGGGGGCAAGGTGACAGGAAGCGTCACCTCTAAGACGACTTATCTGATCAATAATGATACGGCTTCCAATTCCTCAAAGAACAAAAAAGCCAGGGAACTGGAAATCCCCATTCTGTCGGAAGAAGATTTTATGAAGATGCTGGAATGA
- the efp gene encoding elongation factor P — protein sequence MVSAGDFRNGITLEIDGNVVQVIEFQHVKPGKGAAFVRTKLKNVINGGVVEKTFRPTEKFPQARIDRVDMQYLYNDGDLYYFMNVDTYDQIAINKETIGDALKFVKENEMVKVCSYNGSVFAIEAPLFVELEIVDTEPGFAGNTAQGATKPATVETGAQVNVPLFVNQGDKIKIDTRTGEYLSRV from the coding sequence ATGGTATCAGCAGGCGATTTCAGAAACGGCATTACCCTCGAGATTGACGGTAACGTTGTTCAGGTAATTGAATTCCAGCATGTAAAGCCAGGGAAAGGTGCAGCGTTCGTCAGAACAAAATTAAAAAATGTTATCAACGGCGGAGTAGTTGAGAAGACCTTCCGCCCTACAGAGAAATTCCCACAGGCCAGGATCGACCGCGTGGACATGCAGTATCTGTATAACGACGGGGATCTGTATTATTTCATGAACGTGGATACGTATGATCAGATCGCTATCAATAAAGAGACAATCGGCGATGCTCTGAAGTTTGTGAAGGAGAACGAGATGGTCAAGGTATGTTCCTACAATGGCAGCGTATTTGCCATTGAAGCTCCGCTGTTTGTAGAACTGGAGATCGTTGATACGGAACCGGGATTTGCAGGCAATACGGCGCAGGGCGCGACCAAGCCGGCTACCGTTGAGACCGGAGCGCAGGTTAATGTACCGTTGTTTGTTAATCAGGGCGATAAGATCAAGATTGATACCAGAACAGGCGAGTATTTGAGCCGCGTCTGA
- a CDS encoding DUF4097 family beta strand repeat-containing protein, with protein sequence MKKGKGILIAVLCVLIASMVGVMIWMITLGGTGAREFWKNFSFSFSSGDAKLVNEQELDVTGYSEISITYRSADLIFETSETGSFTVSEYMAGKPEEENLAKIQNDTKNGTLSVEEGKSFYAIGFLNFGTGIRYVKIGIPAKFRGSLNIKTGSGNVTMSDSKAGDLSVTVGSGDVTLLRIGGKTVTCRSGSGNLNLNQIEGDLDVLTGSGDVNITGIKGNVISETGSGEQQIADSTGDVKSQAGSGDLFLDRIGGGIDARTGSGDIRITGLEEKSFTLQATTHSGDIGGKMDSGLSYNKKGTEATGSFGEKPEYLISLDTGSGDITLN encoded by the coding sequence ATGAAAAAAGGGAAGGGAATATTAATAGCGGTCTTATGTGTTCTGATCGCTTCCATGGTTGGAGTGATGATCTGGATGATTACACTGGGCGGGACGGGAGCACGTGAGTTTTGGAAGAATTTTAGCTTTAGTTTTTCTTCCGGAGACGCTAAGCTGGTCAATGAACAGGAGTTAGACGTCACTGGTTATTCGGAGATTTCAATTACCTACCGTTCGGCCGACCTGATTTTTGAAACCAGTGAAACCGGCAGCTTTACCGTTTCCGAATACATGGCGGGCAAGCCGGAGGAAGAGAATTTGGCCAAAATACAGAATGATACAAAGAATGGCACCCTGTCCGTGGAGGAAGGGAAAAGCTTCTACGCCATAGGATTTCTGAATTTCGGAACTGGCATCCGTTATGTGAAGATTGGAATTCCGGCAAAGTTCCGGGGATCATTGAACATCAAGACGGGCAGCGGCAATGTCACCATGTCTGACAGCAAGGCAGGCGACTTGTCTGTCACCGTTGGAAGCGGCGACGTCACACTGCTGAGAATCGGTGGTAAGACAGTCACCTGCAGGTCGGGCAGCGGTAATCTGAATCTGAACCAGATCGAAGGGGATCTGGATGTGCTGACTGGTTCCGGAGATGTGAATATTACCGGGATTAAAGGAAATGTGATATCTGAGACAGGTTCCGGAGAACAGCAGATAGCGGACAGCACGGGAGATGTGAAGAGCCAGGCGGGAAGCGGCGACCTGTTCCTGGATCGTATCGGCGGAGGGATCGACGCGAGGACCGGAAGCGGGGACATAAGGATTACTGGCCTGGAGGAAAAATCCTTCACGCTGCAGGCAACGACCCATTCAGGCGATATCGGGGGAAAGATGGACAGCGGTTTGTCTTACAATAAAAAGGGAACGGAAGCGACAGGAAGCTTTGGAGAGAAACCGGAGTATCTGATAAGCCTGGATACCGGAAGCGGTGATATTACGCTGAACTGA
- a CDS encoding YqeG family HAD IIIA-type phosphatase, translating to MKKKGFLSAFYPDEWVDSTYSIDFGDWYERGFRGVIFDIDNTLVPHGAPADERALALFEHLHETGFATCLISNNQLPRVKPFADAVKSAFVEDAHKPSTKNYLKACEMMGLEKERVLFVGDQLFTDVWGAKRAGIYNILVRPIHPKEEIQIVFKRKLERVVLYFFRKHRPAARSVTVIESYESNGNSGKKSC from the coding sequence GTGAAGAAAAAGGGTTTTCTTTCGGCCTTTTATCCTGACGAATGGGTGGATTCCACCTATTCCATTGATTTTGGCGACTGGTATGAGAGAGGCTTCCGGGGAGTGATATTTGATATTGACAATACGCTGGTCCCCCACGGCGCGCCGGCAGACGAACGGGCTCTGGCTCTGTTTGAACACCTTCACGAAACCGGATTTGCCACTTGCCTGATTTCTAATAATCAGCTGCCCAGGGTCAAGCCCTTTGCGGATGCGGTGAAATCAGCATTCGTGGAGGACGCCCATAAACCTTCGACGAAAAATTACCTGAAAGCCTGTGAAATGATGGGACTGGAAAAGGAACGGGTACTCTTTGTGGGCGATCAGTTGTTCACAGACGTCTGGGGAGCCAAAAGGGCTGGTATTTACAATATCCTGGTGAGACCGATCCATCCTAAGGAGGAAATCCAAATTGTATTTAAGCGGAAGCTGGAACGGGTCGTCCTGTATTTCTTCCGGAAACACCGCCCGGCCGCCCGATCGGTAACGGTGATTGAAAGCTATGAGAGCAATGGGAACAGCGGCAAAAAAAGTTGTTGA
- a CDS encoding ABC transporter ATP-binding protein has product MLKLENVKKAYDGVTILEHINLEIEDGEIVSILGPSGCGKTTLLNLILGITEIDAGKLYFNGEDITEVPMEKRGFNIVFQDYALFPNLNVYQNITYGLKNRPSISTKKEVDELIGLLGLQEHLKKRIDQLSGGQKQRVALARTMVMKPRILLLDEPLSALDGVIKESIKDRIRAIAQEYHLTTIIVTHDPEEALTLSDRVMIVNEGAIAQFGRPGDIIEKPGNEFVKKFILNQLEIKKNNIFALFGAGCPNVQVS; this is encoded by the coding sequence ATGCTGAAATTAGAAAATGTTAAAAAAGCTTACGACGGAGTGACGATTTTGGAACATATCAACCTGGAAATTGAGGACGGTGAAATTGTATCCATTCTCGGTCCGTCCGGATGCGGAAAAACTACGCTTCTGAACCTGATATTGGGGATTACAGAGATTGATGCCGGTAAGCTGTATTTCAACGGCGAGGATATCACAGAAGTCCCCATGGAAAAGCGGGGATTCAACATCGTTTTTCAGGATTATGCCCTGTTTCCGAACCTGAATGTCTATCAGAATATAACCTATGGACTGAAGAACCGGCCATCCATTTCAACGAAGAAAGAGGTGGATGAGCTGATCGGGCTTCTGGGGCTGCAGGAGCATCTGAAGAAAAGGATCGATCAGCTTTCCGGCGGACAGAAGCAGAGGGTAGCTTTGGCCAGAACCATGGTCATGAAGCCCAGGATTCTGTTATTGGATGAGCCCCTGAGTGCTCTGGACGGGGTAATCAAGGAATCAATCAAAGACCGGATACGGGCCATCGCCCAGGAGTATCATCTCACTACGATTATCGTGACACATGACCCGGAAGAGGCTTTAACGCTGTCGGACCGGGTGATGATCGTGAACGAGGGGGCAATTGCCCAGTTTGGAAGACCTGGGGATATCATAGAGAAGCCAGGCAACGAGTTTGTGAAAAAGTTTATACTGAATCAGCTGGAAATTAAAAAGAATAATATCTTCGCCCTGTTCGGCGCAGGCTGCCCGAACGTACAGGTATCATGA
- a CDS encoding MurR/RpiR family transcriptional regulator has product MRNGIALRIEEKYGDLRKSEKIAADYILEHLNRLAELPLDRLAEYSGVSQPTVLRMVKAIGYGGYREFRYALVAEEARRNTEEQGTVEPMYGYSLTGGEKLSEIPGKIVRTTSKIMEDNLKSISLKTYEKIIETLNCARLIDIYSVENSNVTARDLLTKLLYLGLNCRHFDDYYHQRISASNLTGRDAAIGISYSGCSRDTVDVMKAAKKSGAVTIVLTNFKDSLISRYADLLLCTSQEQLFYGDAIFSRTTQLLLVDMIYMGLLASDYNRYAGRLDKSSRVIRDKAYE; this is encoded by the coding sequence ATGAGAAATGGAATTGCGCTGCGGATTGAAGAAAAGTACGGAGATCTGAGAAAATCTGAAAAAATAGCCGCAGATTATATTCTGGAGCATTTGAACCGTCTAGCGGAGCTGCCGCTGGACCGGCTCGCAGAATATTCCGGTGTGAGCCAGCCCACGGTCCTGAGGATGGTAAAGGCGATCGGATATGGCGGCTACCGGGAGTTCCGGTATGCGCTGGTGGCAGAGGAGGCTCGCAGGAATACAGAAGAACAGGGGACGGTGGAGCCCATGTACGGGTATTCGCTGACCGGAGGAGAGAAGCTGTCGGAGATTCCAGGGAAAATAGTCAGGACGACTTCCAAAATCATGGAGGATAACCTGAAAAGCATTTCCCTGAAAACCTATGAAAAAATCATTGAAACGCTGAACTGCGCCAGACTCATAGATATTTACAGTGTGGAGAATTCCAATGTGACGGCTCGTGATTTGCTGACGAAGCTCTTGTATCTGGGGCTTAACTGCCGCCATTTTGACGATTATTACCACCAGAGGATCAGCGCCAGCAATTTGACCGGGAGGGATGCGGCAATTGGTATTTCCTACTCGGGATGTTCAAGAGATACGGTGGACGTGATGAAAGCGGCTAAAAAAAGCGGTGCGGTGACCATCGTACTGACAAATTTTAAAGACTCGCTCATCAGCAGGTATGCAGATCTTCTTCTTTGCACTTCTCAGGAACAGCTGTTTTACGGGGACGCCATCTTCTCCAGGACGACGCAGCTGCTGCTGGTGGACATGATCTATATGGGGCTACTGGCGTCGGATTACAACAGGTATGCGGGCCGGCTGGACAAGAGCAGCAGGGTAATCAGGGATAAGGCTTATGAATGA
- a CDS encoding pseudouridine synthase produces the protein MRINKYLSGCGLCSRREADRLVEKGCVTVNGRQAAAGMQVEASDHVCVNGREVHLEEQKVYLRFYKPRGIVCTSDRDEKNNLTDFLDYPKRITYAGRLDKESEGLLLLTDDGELIDRMMRARNCHEKEYEVSVDRKIKDSFLEIMKKGIYLEELGVTTRPCQAVRTGEKSFRIILTQGLNRQIRRMCEAEGYHVCTLKRVRVVNLTLDGLRPGEYRELTEAELQKLQETVKRQEIKHG, from the coding sequence ATGAGGATTAATAAATATTTGAGCGGCTGCGGCCTGTGTTCCAGGCGTGAAGCAGACCGTCTTGTGGAAAAGGGATGTGTCACGGTGAACGGCCGTCAGGCTGCCGCCGGAATGCAGGTGGAAGCGTCAGACCATGTATGCGTCAACGGACGGGAGGTGCATCTGGAAGAGCAGAAGGTCTATCTGAGATTTTATAAGCCCAGAGGAATCGTCTGTACGTCGGACAGGGATGAAAAGAATAATCTGACGGACTTTCTGGACTACCCGAAGCGGATCACCTATGCGGGCCGCCTGGATAAAGAATCAGAGGGGCTGCTGCTTCTGACAGATGACGGGGAGCTGATAGACCGGATGATGAGGGCGAGAAACTGCCATGAAAAAGAATACGAAGTGTCTGTGGACAGGAAAATAAAAGATTCTTTTCTGGAAATAATGAAGAAAGGTATCTATCTGGAAGAGCTGGGAGTGACAACCCGGCCCTGCCAGGCCGTTCGCACCGGGGAAAAGAGCTTCCGGATCATTCTGACCCAGGGGTTAAACCGGCAGATACGGAGAATGTGTGAAGCGGAAGGCTATCACGTCTGTACCCTGAAACGGGTCAGAGTCGTGAATCTGACGCTGGACGGCCTGCGGCCCGGCGAATACCGGGAGCTGACGGAGGCGGAATTGCAAAAGCTTCAGGAGACTGTGAAAAGGCAGGAGATCAAACATGGATGA